One Chiloscyllium plagiosum isolate BGI_BamShark_2017 chromosome 34, ASM401019v2, whole genome shotgun sequence genomic window carries:
- the LOC122540135 gene encoding E3 ubiquitin-protein ligase RNF186-like, whose protein sequence is MTCCRAINIPTASDRSPEERRLCFCVLGLRQCARMDKVLAINTPATEQDCPICFNKFDSFIRKPKLLACQHCFCAICLKIMVSVKDGSWVVTCPLCRRSTLVMEALISNLPDNPRLMEVLSRRMSAFPESVPEVVLSPHLLLQTHTSTCTLVSQSASHPENENEQFRNRVAVSAIKRFLLTMLFFLILIFALQYFFKNSALTWILIVLIVLCALAGLLLLYLGCQGDRSRPFTAYCNCLP, encoded by the coding sequence ATGACCTGCTGTAGAGCTATAAATATACCGACAGCCTCAGACAGAAGTCCTGAGGAACGTCgactctgtttctgtgtgttGGGTTTGAGACAGTGCGCAAGGATGGACAAAGTGTTGGCTATAAACACCCCAGCAACAGAGCAAGACTGCCCCATCTGCTTTAACAAGTTCGATTCTTTCATTCGAAAACCCAAGCTCTTGGCTTGCCAGCACTGTTTCTGTGCAATCTGCCTGAAGATCATGGTGTCAGTCAAGGATGGCTCCTGGGTCGTTACTTGCCCTCTCTGCAGACGCTCCACGCTGGTGATGGAGGCACTCATCAGCAATCTTCCGGATAATCCACGCCTGATGGAAGTCCTGTCCAGGAGGATGTCCGCCTTCCCTGAATCTGTGCCCGAGGTGGTGCTGTCTCCACACCTCCTGCTGCAGACCCACACAAGCACTTGTACTCTGGTCAGCCAGAGCGCCAGTCACCCAGAGAACGAGAACGAGCAATTTCGGAATCGGGTAGCCGTATCGGCCATCAAACGCTTTCTGCTGACTATGCTCTTCTTCTTGATCCTTATATTTGCACTGCAGTATTTTTTCAAAAACTCGGCCCTGACCTGGATTCTGATCGTCCTGATTGTTCTCTGTGCGTTGGCGGGGCTGTTACTTCTGTATTTGGGTTGTCAGGGagacaggagcaggccattcacaGCATATTGCAACTGTCTGCCCTGA